Proteins co-encoded in one Halorussus lipolyticus genomic window:
- a CDS encoding HalOD1 output domain-containing protein yields the protein MSEKQSALDPGTVLTYEVADDQSLSEGVVAAVAAVSNTDPATMDPLAEAIDPDALDALFADQYDGTPRSGGRTRFSFFGYELVVTGDGLVSVVDAPR from the coding sequence ATGAGCGAGAAGCAATCAGCACTCGACCCCGGAACGGTACTGACGTACGAAGTAGCCGACGACCAGTCCCTCAGCGAGGGCGTCGTGGCGGCGGTCGCCGCGGTGTCGAACACGGACCCGGCCACGATGGACCCGCTGGCCGAGGCTATCGACCCCGACGCCTTAGACGCCCTTTTCGCCGACCAATACGACGGGACGCCCCGGTCGGGAGGACGCACCCGGTTTTCCTTCTTCGGCTACGAACTCGTCGTGACCGGCGACGGCCTCGTCTCCGTGGTGGACGCGCCGCGGTAG
- the nadC gene encoding carboxylating nicotinate-nucleotide diphosphorylase codes for MRVTDRKVEDWLREDVGHRDVTNHVPGETTGRLVAKESGVAAGLDAGAAVFDYLDVDCEATVDAGEEISPGDVLLEVEGPAESVLRGERVAVNVAGHASGVATKTRRAVESAREVSDEVAIAGTRKTTPGLRGVEKRAIAAGGGDTHRLTLSGMVMVKDNHVAEMGMAEAVRHFRDEKSFATKIEVEVERPEDAARAAEAGADIVLLDNMTPAEVSEGVEVLPEDVLAEASGGIGISDVPEYAGTGVDVISMGSLTHSADTLDLSFRTGGQ; via the coding sequence GTGCGGGTGACTGACCGGAAAGTCGAGGACTGGCTACGTGAGGACGTGGGCCACCGCGACGTGACCAACCACGTCCCCGGCGAGACCACGGGCCGACTCGTCGCCAAGGAGTCGGGCGTCGCGGCCGGCCTCGATGCTGGGGCGGCCGTCTTCGACTATCTCGACGTGGACTGCGAGGCCACCGTCGATGCGGGCGAGGAGATTTCGCCGGGCGACGTTCTGCTGGAAGTCGAGGGTCCCGCCGAGTCGGTCCTCCGGGGCGAGCGAGTCGCGGTCAACGTCGCGGGCCACGCCTCGGGCGTGGCGACGAAGACCCGCCGAGCGGTCGAGTCTGCGCGCGAGGTCAGCGACGAGGTGGCCATCGCGGGCACCCGGAAGACCACGCCCGGCCTCCGGGGCGTCGAGAAGCGCGCGATTGCGGCGGGCGGCGGGGACACCCACCGCCTCACGCTCTCGGGGATGGTCATGGTCAAGGACAACCACGTCGCCGAGATGGGGATGGCGGAGGCCGTCCGGCACTTCCGCGACGAGAAGTCCTTTGCCACCAAAATCGAGGTCGAAGTCGAACGCCCGGAAGACGCGGCGCGGGCCGCGGAGGCCGGGGCCGACATCGTTCTGCTGGACAACATGACGCCTGCGGAGGTTTCAGAAGGTGTCGAGGTGCTTCCGGAGGATGTGCTTGCAGAAGCCAGCGGTGGAATTGGAATTTCGGACGTGCCGGAGTACGCCGGGACCGGCGTGGACGTGATTTCGATGGGGTCGCTGACGCACTCGGCTGATACGTTGGACCTCTCGTTCCGAACTGGCGGCCAATAA
- a CDS encoding potassium channel family protein, which produces MRFVIIGSGRVGLRTARVLREEGHEVTLVEADANKVERARNDDFEVVEGDGAREEVLKQADLESADAVGALTGDLNVNFAGCMVGKHYGCRTVLRIDEDYREDIYRKFASDVDEVVYPERLGAIAAKNALMGGNVRAIADIAQNLQVVELTITDESPVKGYSISELSLPANSRILAFGKADEAMGIPLPDDSLEVGDRVAVLADFTVLQDVRQILVGDASRETAQAMTGGN; this is translated from the coding sequence ATGCGATTCGTTATCATTGGTTCGGGTCGGGTAGGGCTTCGCACGGCCCGCGTCCTCCGCGAGGAGGGCCACGAAGTCACGTTGGTCGAGGCCGACGCCAACAAAGTCGAACGCGCCCGGAACGACGACTTCGAGGTGGTGGAAGGTGACGGTGCCCGCGAGGAGGTGCTGAAGCAGGCCGACCTCGAATCCGCCGATGCGGTCGGGGCGCTCACCGGCGACCTGAACGTCAACTTCGCTGGGTGCATGGTGGGCAAGCACTACGGGTGTCGGACCGTCCTGCGCATCGACGAGGACTACCGCGAGGACATCTACCGGAAGTTCGCCAGCGACGTGGACGAGGTGGTCTACCCCGAGCGTCTGGGAGCCATCGCGGCGAAGAACGCCCTGATGGGCGGTAACGTCCGGGCCATCGCCGACATCGCCCAGAACTTGCAGGTCGTGGAACTCACGATTACCGACGAGTCGCCGGTCAAGGGCTACTCCATCAGCGAACTCTCGCTTCCCGCTAACTCCCGGATTCTCGCCTTCGGAAAGGCCGACGAGGCGATGGGGATTCCACTTCCCGACGACTCGCTCGAGGTCGGCGACCGGGTGGCGGTGCTGGCGGACTTCACGGTGCTACAGGACGTGCGACAGATTCTGGTGGGCGACGCCAGCAGAGAGACTGCACAAGCGATGACGGGAGGCAACTGA
- a CDS encoding L-aspartate oxidase translates to MTENTPTDSDTPTDSGTPTEADVLVVGSGVAGCAAALSAAREGAEVLVVTKAERPEQTTSHWAQGGVATTRSDPEAFERDIIEASADTADPEAVEVLVEDAPEAVEDVLVETLDVPFDRNPDSSDFDYGQEAAHSEPRILHVNASTGKHLLGPFLNHLDDHERVTVRADTAALDLITHEGRVHGAVVEQDGERESVFAGATVLATGGIGALYRNSTNPETATGDGIAMAALAGADVEDMAYIQFHPTAYAGEDPFLVSEAVRGEGALLRNADDERFMPDYHEDAELAPRDVVARAVADERERTGGVYLDVSPLRFAESFPDLAEKCEARGVDWESGIPVEPSEHFLCGGIAVDDRGRTDLDRLFAVGECARTGVHGANRLASTSLLEGLVWGLRAGESAVGFDPERVEAPDLLDRDPDLPSGFAREKFVRLRRVMDEQVGLRRTPDGLQRATAVLRRLKGEVDAYTRTRTSRSLYELRNASVVSLLVARQAMDADPVGCHALAEDESDADDEEAEARAGD, encoded by the coding sequence ATGACCGAGAACACCCCCACCGACTCCGACACCCCTACTGACTCCGGCACCCCCACCGAGGCCGACGTGCTGGTCGTCGGAAGCGGAGTCGCCGGATGCGCCGCGGCGCTCTCGGCCGCCCGCGAAGGCGCGGAGGTCCTCGTCGTCACCAAGGCCGAGCGTCCCGAACAGACCACCTCCCACTGGGCGCAGGGCGGGGTCGCCACGACGCGCTCGGACCCCGAGGCCTTCGAGCGGGACATCATCGAGGCCAGCGCCGACACCGCCGACCCGGAGGCGGTCGAGGTGCTGGTCGAGGACGCCCCCGAAGCGGTCGAGGACGTGCTGGTCGAGACGCTGGACGTGCCATTCGACCGAAATCCCGACAGTTCGGACTTCGACTACGGGCAGGAAGCGGCCCACTCCGAACCCCGCATCCTCCACGTCAACGCCAGCACCGGCAAGCACCTCCTCGGACCCTTCCTGAACCACCTCGACGACCACGAGCGAGTCACCGTCCGGGCCGACACCGCCGCGCTCGACCTCATCACCCACGAGGGCCGGGTCCACGGCGCTGTCGTGGAACAGGACGGCGAGCGCGAGTCGGTCTTCGCGGGCGCGACGGTCCTCGCCACCGGCGGCATCGGCGCGCTCTACCGGAACTCCACGAACCCCGAGACGGCGACCGGCGACGGGATTGCGATGGCCGCCCTCGCGGGGGCCGACGTGGAGGACATGGCGTACATCCAATTCCATCCGACCGCCTATGCCGGCGAGGACCCCTTCCTCGTCAGCGAGGCGGTCCGAGGAGAGGGCGCGCTCCTCCGGAACGCCGACGACGAGCGATTCATGCCCGACTACCACGAGGACGCCGAACTCGCCCCGCGCGACGTGGTTGCCCGCGCAGTCGCGGACGAGCGCGAGCGCACGGGCGGGGTGTATCTAGACGTATCCCCGCTACGCTTCGCCGAGTCGTTCCCGGACCTCGCCGAGAAGTGCGAGGCCCGCGGCGTGGACTGGGAGTCGGGCATCCCGGTCGAACCGAGCGAGCATTTCCTCTGTGGCGGCATCGCGGTGGACGACCGCGGCCGGACCGACTTGGACCGCCTCTTTGCGGTCGGCGAGTGCGCCCGGACCGGCGTCCACGGCGCGAACCGCTTGGCGTCCACGAGTCTGCTGGAGGGTCTCGTCTGGGGCCTGCGCGCCGGGGAGTCCGCTGTCGGATTCGACCCGGAGCGCGTCGAAGCGCCGGACCTGCTGGACAGGGACCCCGACCTGCCCTCCGGATTCGCCCGCGAGAAGTTCGTCCGCCTCCGGAGAGTGATGGACGAGCAGGTGGGTCTGCGCCGGACGCCCGACGGACTTCAGCGTGCGACCGCGGTTCTCCGGCGACTCAAGGGCGAGGTGGACGCCTACACCCGGACCAGAACCTCGCGGAGCCTCTACGAACTCCGGAACGCCAGCGTGGTCTCCCTGCTGGTCGCCCGGCAGGCGATGGACGCCGACCCCGTGGGATGCCACGCGCTCGCCGAAGACGAATCGGACGCCGACGACGAGGAGGCCGAGGCCCGTGCGGGTGACTGA
- a CDS encoding Lrp/AsnC family transcriptional regulator, with translation MVTAYVMVKANTGEADRLKNSIMDLDGVIDAHIVAGDVDIIAKLDVDSPADVKEIAADGIQGVKGVEDTQTYIAMD, from the coding sequence ATGGTTACCGCATACGTCATGGTCAAGGCGAACACGGGCGAGGCGGACAGGCTCAAAAACTCCATCATGGACCTCGACGGCGTCATCGACGCCCACATCGTGGCGGGCGACGTGGACATCATCGCCAAGTTAGACGTAGACTCGCCCGCCGACGTGAAGGAAATCGCGGCCGACGGGATTCAGGGCGTCAAGGGCGTCGAGGACACCCAGACCTACATCGCCATGGACTAG
- a CDS encoding helix-turn-helix domain-containing protein: MSVIAELSVPVEDFPLGQALDATPEMQVELERIVPTGGGALPFFWVWGDDVSTFVGALRDNSGIESVAVLDEVDNGALVRAVWSDKPGLIEGVLRSEATLLEVRRRDSVWEFRLRSPDRGGIVNLQRYCADNDIDLRLNWIHTLTEVEAGQQYGLTDDQRATIVTAFEAGYFDEPRETTLEEISEQFDISPRAVSKRMRRGLRNLVAATLVTDD, encoded by the coding sequence ATGAGCGTCATCGCGGAGTTGTCCGTTCCCGTCGAGGACTTCCCGCTCGGGCAGGCACTCGACGCGACCCCCGAGATGCAGGTCGAACTGGAGCGCATCGTACCCACCGGCGGGGGCGCACTCCCATTCTTCTGGGTGTGGGGTGACGACGTGAGTACGTTCGTCGGCGCGCTACGGGACAACTCCGGCATCGAGAGCGTCGCAGTGTTGGACGAAGTGGACAACGGCGCGCTGGTCCGGGCGGTCTGGTCGGACAAACCCGGCCTTATCGAGGGCGTCCTTCGGTCGGAGGCCACGCTGTTAGAGGTCCGGCGACGCGATAGCGTGTGGGAGTTCCGACTCCGGTCACCCGACCGCGGGGGCATCGTGAACCTCCAGCGCTACTGCGCCGACAACGACATCGACCTCCGACTCAACTGGATTCACACTCTGACCGAAGTCGAGGCCGGCCAGCAGTACGGACTGACCGACGACCAGCGAGCGACCATCGTGACCGCCTTCGAAGCGGGCTACTTCGACGAGCCGAGAGAAACGACCTTAGAGGAGATTTCCGAACAGTTCGACATCTCTCCTCGGGCAGTCTCGAAGCGAATGCGCCGAGGACTCCGGAACCTCGTCGCGGCCACGCTGGTCACCGACGACTGA
- a CDS encoding thiamine pyrophosphate-dependent dehydrogenase E1 component subunit alpha — MNRIIGERDLSETPFSPEEARQTYRDMVRARAFDERALALQRRGWMSSWPPYKGQEGSQVGAALAMEDDDWLFPTYRSNAMQIARDVPMSDVLLFRRGMPEFHSGHEVPNFPQAVPIATQIPHAAGAGMAMNYRQDVDGDETNHAALCYFGDGATSEGDFHEGLNFAGVFDAPTVFFCENNEWAISLPRHRQTASDTIAQKADAYGFEGVQVDGNDPLAVRETVAEALDSARDGDPVLVESLTYRQGAHTTSDDPSQYEEAARDLPDWRTADPLERYEEYLREQGVLDDEFVAEVEDEVDAELDEAVERAESVEPGDPHDVFDRVYADLPPNLQDQKAWLDSFLAENDVQELDH; from the coding sequence ATGAACCGCATCATCGGCGAGCGGGACCTCTCGGAGACGCCGTTTTCGCCCGAGGAGGCCCGACAAACGTACCGGGACATGGTTCGAGCGAGAGCGTTCGACGAGCGAGCGCTGGCGCTCCAGCGCAGAGGCTGGATGAGCAGTTGGCCGCCCTACAAGGGCCAAGAGGGTTCGCAGGTCGGTGCCGCGCTGGCGATGGAAGACGACGACTGGCTCTTCCCGACCTACCGGTCGAACGCGATGCAAATCGCCCGCGACGTGCCGATGAGCGACGTCCTGCTGTTCCGGCGTGGCATGCCGGAGTTCCACTCGGGCCACGAGGTCCCTAACTTCCCCCAAGCGGTCCCTATCGCTACCCAGATTCCTCACGCCGCCGGGGCAGGGATGGCGATGAACTACCGACAGGACGTGGATGGCGACGAGACGAACCACGCCGCGCTCTGTTACTTCGGCGACGGCGCGACCAGCGAGGGCGACTTCCACGAGGGCCTGAACTTCGCGGGCGTCTTCGACGCGCCGACCGTCTTCTTCTGCGAGAACAACGAGTGGGCGATTAGCCTGCCTCGTCACCGCCAAACCGCTTCGGACACCATCGCCCAGAAAGCCGACGCCTACGGGTTCGAGGGCGTGCAGGTTGACGGCAACGACCCACTCGCGGTCCGCGAGACGGTCGCCGAGGCCCTCGATTCGGCCCGCGACGGCGACCCCGTACTGGTCGAGAGTCTGACCTACCGACAGGGTGCCCACACGACTAGTGACGACCCGAGTCAGTACGAGGAGGCCGCACGGGACCTGCCCGACTGGCGGACTGCCGACCCCCTCGAACGCTACGAGGAGTACCTCCGCGAGCAGGGCGTGTTGGACGACGAGTTCGTCGCCGAAGTCGAGGACGAAGTTGACGCCGAGCTGGACGAAGCGGTCGAGCGCGCCGAGTCGGTCGAACCGGGCGACCCCCACGACGTGTTCGACCGGGTGTACGCCGACCTGCCGCCGAACCTGCAAGACCAGAAGGCGTGGCTGGACTCCTTCCTCGCGGAGAACGACGTGCAGGAGCTAGACCACTGA
- a CDS encoding Lrp/AsnC family transcriptional regulator produces the protein MVHAFIMVKTAAGRSEDVVDAVRGLDRISEAHVVAGEFDIIVEADADEVYQVLHAASSDISGIDGVADTKTYMALD, from the coding sequence ATGGTTCACGCTTTTATCATGGTGAAAACGGCCGCTGGACGCTCCGAGGACGTAGTAGACGCGGTTCGGGGGTTAGACCGCATCTCGGAGGCCCACGTCGTCGCGGGCGAGTTCGACATCATCGTGGAAGCCGACGCCGACGAGGTGTATCAGGTACTCCACGCCGCCTCGTCGGACATCTCGGGAATAGACGGGGTGGCCGATACCAAGACCTACATGGCGCTCGACTGA
- a CDS encoding DUF7344 domain-containing protein, whose translation MSHDENRETVFIPHVSEKDVLPVNSESESLDSVFRALSDHRRRYVCHYLLQADDSLRVDALAELLTASMTEKTRAVLTSAEIEKTRTELRRIHLPKLTEAGIVEYDDEREVVRLTESPGVANTLQAAADVDLER comes from the coding sequence ATGAGTCATGACGAGAATCGGGAGACAGTTTTCATCCCGCACGTCTCCGAGAAGGACGTACTGCCAGTCAACAGCGAGAGCGAATCGCTCGACTCGGTGTTTCGAGCGCTGTCCGACCACCGACGGCGATATGTCTGTCACTACCTCTTGCAGGCCGACGACTCGCTCCGCGTGGACGCACTCGCGGAGTTGCTCACAGCGTCGATGACCGAGAAGACCCGCGCAGTGCTGACCTCCGCGGAAATCGAGAAGACCCGGACCGAACTCCGCCGAATCCACCTGCCGAAACTCACCGAGGCCGGTATCGTGGAGTACGACGACGAGCGGGAAGTCGTTCGACTCACCGAGTCACCGGGCGTGGCCAACACCCTACAGGCGGCCGCGGACGTCGATTTAGAACGGTAG
- a CDS encoding DUF5813 family protein, with the protein MTDESVERAFREHPDFEKTAENQFETPQKPFPGVVTVTDEDDTPDAHHYEVEVRAPMLDAVVEGEAVAEVVEDGWFETLELRLDDAYTVTNADSAEPPEIQREGAGEDAEVVVTLEFDRENPEYAAEDALAVVEYVEGTWVQGIIPGYDYRDPAAGLRERARQNYDEGGAGGRGDSSRGGGGRGPGGSGGAPM; encoded by the coding sequence ATGACCGACGAGTCCGTCGAACGCGCCTTCCGCGAGCATCCCGATTTCGAGAAGACCGCCGAAAACCAGTTCGAGACGCCCCAAAAGCCGTTTCCCGGCGTCGTCACCGTAACCGACGAGGACGACACACCGGACGCCCACCACTACGAGGTCGAGGTCCGGGCACCCATGCTCGACGCCGTGGTCGAAGGCGAGGCCGTCGCCGAAGTCGTCGAAGATGGCTGGTTCGAGACGCTGGAACTCCGACTGGACGACGCCTACACCGTCACCAACGCCGATTCGGCCGAACCGCCCGAAATCCAGCGCGAGGGGGCCGGCGAGGACGCCGAGGTGGTCGTCACCCTCGAATTCGACCGCGAAAATCCCGAGTACGCCGCCGAGGACGCGCTGGCGGTCGTAGAGTACGTCGAGGGGACGTGGGTGCAGGGAATCATCCCCGGTTACGACTACCGGGACCCCGCCGCCGGACTGCGCGAGCGCGCGAGACAAAATTACGACGAGGGCGGCGCTGGCGGTCGGGGCGACAGCAGTCGAGGCGGTGGCGGTCGGGGTCCCGGTGGTTCCGGCGGCGCACCGATGTAG
- the nadA gene encoding quinolinate synthase NadA translates to METADIETDLSLFKYDNLEQLPEAYRDLDEEERRDRIETAKAELGDDLVILGHNYQRREIVEHADFIGDSYQLSVEAAEADAEYVVFGGVTFMAESADIITDDDQTVILPSMEASCPMAGMAEALQVDAAWAEITNAAPDADIIPITYMNSYADLKAFCAEQGGAVCTSSNADKVFEWAFEQGDKVLFLPDKHLGENTAHRLDMAESIAEWDPWDPEGKDAEEVARSDIILWDGYCQVHERFRADHIEQVRDEYDDANVIVHPECRREVVEAADVAGSTATICQTVEDADPGETWAIGTEIHLTNHLQRWHPEVNVVPLCGDACMDCNAMRQIDPNYLTWVLEELVAGRERNVIEVAPQEAELADVAMQRMLDI, encoded by the coding sequence ATGGAAACGGCGGACATCGAAACAGACCTGAGCCTCTTCAAATACGACAACCTCGAGCAGTTGCCCGAGGCCTACCGCGATTTGGACGAGGAGGAACGGCGTGACCGAATCGAGACGGCGAAGGCCGAGTTGGGCGACGACCTCGTAATCTTGGGCCACAACTACCAGCGCCGGGAAATCGTCGAACACGCCGACTTCATCGGCGACTCCTACCAGTTGAGCGTCGAGGCCGCCGAGGCGGACGCCGAATACGTCGTCTTCGGGGGCGTGACGTTCATGGCCGAGTCAGCCGACATCATCACCGACGACGACCAGACCGTCATCCTCCCCTCGATGGAGGCGTCCTGCCCGATGGCCGGGATGGCCGAGGCCCTGCAAGTAGACGCCGCGTGGGCCGAGATTACGAACGCGGCCCCCGACGCCGACATCATTCCCATCACGTACATGAACTCCTACGCCGACCTGAAGGCCTTCTGCGCCGAACAGGGCGGCGCGGTGTGTACCTCCTCGAACGCCGACAAGGTGTTCGAGTGGGCATTCGAGCAGGGCGACAAGGTGCTGTTCCTCCCCGACAAGCACCTCGGCGAGAACACCGCCCACCGCCTCGACATGGCCGAGTCCATCGCCGAGTGGGACCCGTGGGACCCCGAGGGCAAAGACGCCGAGGAGGTCGCTCGGAGCGACATCATCCTCTGGGACGGCTACTGTCAGGTCCACGAGCGATTCCGCGCCGACCACATCGAACAGGTCCGCGACGAGTACGACGACGCCAACGTCATCGTCCACCCCGAATGCCGGCGCGAGGTCGTTGAGGCCGCCGACGTGGCCGGAAGCACCGCGACAATCTGCCAGACAGTCGAGGACGCAGACCCCGGCGAGACGTGGGCCATCGGCACCGAGATTCACCTCACCAACCACCTCCAGCGGTGGCACCCCGAGGTCAACGTCGTGCCCCTCTGTGGCGACGCCTGCATGGACTGCAACGCGATGCGCCAAATCGACCCCAACTACCTGACGTGGGTCCTCGAAGAACTGGTCGCGGGCCGCGAGCGCAACGTCATCGAAGTCGCCCCGCAGGAGGCCGAACTGGCGGACGTAGCCATGCAGAGGATGCTGGATATTTGA
- a CDS encoding peptidylprolyl isomerase, with protein MADDLTATLHTTHGEIEVRLFDERAPRTVENFVNLAEHDPAADDDPAPDTTTWEDPQTGEVRGDALYNDVPFHRIIEDFMIQGGDPTGTGRGGPGYEFEDEFHDELRHDGAGVLSMANSGPDTNGSQFFITLDAQPHLDDRHAVFGEVVDGMDVVEEIGSVPTDHNDNPNEDVTLERVEIHD; from the coding sequence ATGGCAGACGATTTGACTGCGACGCTTCACACGACGCACGGCGAAATCGAGGTACGACTGTTCGACGAGCGCGCCCCGCGAACCGTCGAGAACTTCGTGAATCTGGCCGAACACGACCCCGCCGCGGACGACGACCCCGCGCCGGACACGACGACGTGGGAGGACCCACAGACCGGCGAGGTCCGCGGTGACGCCCTCTACAACGACGTGCCCTTCCACCGAATCATCGAGGACTTCATGATTCAGGGCGGCGACCCGACCGGCACCGGCCGCGGCGGCCCCGGCTACGAGTTCGAAGACGAGTTCCACGACGAACTCCGCCACGACGGCGCGGGCGTCCTCTCGATGGCCAACAGCGGCCCCGACACCAACGGCTCGCAGTTCTTCATCACCCTCGACGCCCAACCGCATCTGGACGACCGCCACGCCGTCTTCGGCGAGGTCGTAGACGGCATGGATGTGGTCGAGGAGATCGGCTCGGTCCCGACCGACCACAACGACAACCCCAACGAGGACGTGACGCTCGAACGCGTCGAGATTCACGACTAA
- a CDS encoding amidohydrolase, with protein MTAAADYIFTNAEVHTLGEPGEEAEAVAVRDGEIVRVADEYEVEFLNGVETEVVDLGGRVLLPGFIDAHTHLQHLGRSLVHADLSVASSPGDCVELLAETADAADASDEADDDWILGFGYDESTWDDSRYIDREDLDAVSDERPIAAFREDMHIAAVNSVALDRYVAEMPDDDVHAEEGEPTGVIVEEAVDVIYEAIEPDTEQTRELVTAAQREANRLGVTGVHDMVRDSRAPEVYRQMDMDGDLSLRVRINYWSDHLDALVETGLRTNHGSEFVRTGGVKTFTDGSFGGRTAKLSDPYADADDAEEVEDDETGQWVVSPDELRELVAEADGAGFQMTAHAIGDEAVDAVLSAYAETDSPGEARHRVEHAELTDDEAVEKFAESGVVASVQPNFLKWAQEGGLYDERLGTERRERSNRYADLLEAGAPLAFGSDCMPLDPLFGIHQTVNAPAERQRLSVTDALRAYTRGAAYAGFDEDRLGTIAEGKRADLVALERSPWEHPEDIENIDVALTIVDGDVVYDGR; from the coding sequence ATGACAGCGGCGGCAGACTACATCTTCACGAACGCAGAAGTCCACACGCTCGGCGAACCGGGCGAGGAGGCCGAGGCGGTGGCGGTCCGCGACGGCGAAATCGTGCGTGTAGCTGACGAGTACGAAGTCGAGTTTCTGAACGGCGTCGAGACCGAGGTGGTGGACCTCGGTGGGCGGGTCCTCCTGCCGGGGTTCATCGACGCTCACACGCACCTCCAGCATCTGGGGCGCTCGCTGGTCCACGCCGACCTCTCGGTGGCCTCCTCGCCCGGCGACTGCGTGGAGTTGCTCGCCGAGACGGCAGACGCCGCCGACGCGAGCGACGAGGCGGACGACGACTGGATTCTCGGGTTCGGCTACGACGAGAGTACGTGGGACGACTCCCGATACATCGACCGCGAGGACTTAGACGCCGTGAGCGACGAGCGCCCGATTGCGGCCTTCCGCGAGGACATGCACATCGCGGCGGTCAACTCGGTCGCGCTGGACCGCTACGTCGCCGAGATGCCCGACGACGACGTTCACGCCGAGGAGGGCGAACCCACGGGCGTCATCGTCGAGGAGGCCGTGGACGTAATCTACGAGGCCATCGAACCCGACACCGAACAGACCCGCGAACTCGTGACGGCCGCCCAGCGCGAGGCCAACCGGTTGGGCGTCACGGGCGTCCACGACATGGTTCGGGACTCGCGCGCCCCCGAGGTCTACCGCCAGATGGACATGGACGGCGACCTCTCGCTTCGCGTGCGAATCAACTACTGGTCGGACCACCTCGACGCTCTCGTGGAGACCGGACTACGGACCAACCACGGGAGCGAGTTCGTCCGGACCGGCGGCGTCAAGACGTTCACCGACGGGAGTTTCGGCGGTCGGACCGCCAAACTCTCGGACCCCTACGCCGACGCCGACGACGCCGAGGAGGTCGAAGACGACGAGACCGGCCAGTGGGTCGTCTCGCCCGACGAACTCCGGGAACTCGTCGCCGAGGCCGACGGCGCTGGCTTCCAGATGACCGCCCACGCCATCGGCGACGAAGCGGTCGATGCAGTCCTGTCGGCCTACGCCGAGACCGACAGTCCCGGTGAGGCCCGCCACCGGGTCGAACACGCCGAACTCACCGACGACGAGGCGGTCGAGAAGTTCGCCGAATCGGGCGTGGTGGCCTCGGTCCAGCCGAATTTCCTGAAGTGGGCCCAAGAGGGCGGTCTCTACGACGAGCGCCTCGGCACCGAGCGCAGAGAGCGGTCGAACCGCTACGCCGACCTGCTGGAAGCGGGCGCTCCGCTGGCGTTCGGGAGCGACTGTATGCCCCTCGACCCCCTGTTTGGAATCCACCAGACGGTCAACGCGCCCGCCGAGCGCCAGCGCCTCTCGGTGACGGACGCCCTGCGGGCCTACACCCGCGGCGCGGCCTACGCCGGGTTCGACGAGGACCGATTGGGAACGATTGCGGAGGGCAAAAGGGCGGATTTGGTGGCGCTCGAACGCTCGCCGTGGGAGCATCCCGAGGACATCGAAAACATCGACGTGGCGCTGACGATTGTGGACGGCGACGTGGTGTACGACGGTCGGTGA